A stretch of Bombina bombina isolate aBomBom1 chromosome 2, aBomBom1.pri, whole genome shotgun sequence DNA encodes these proteins:
- the LOC128648733 gene encoding mucin-17-like isoform X2 — protein MHRSRRSTLPPRRYQSEQEPPAPAKEKIKISVQSISEDDLDIIPPTQYTTVVSAQVHNVEEQGPIDIELAQESPRPQALQTQQANLPLDSVQASFLSAVPPAAMSAVSDLLKNIISAMAAASPGPSVTPAVFPPDPSSQDPDPALTTPSRHRPFTPLIEAPHVATRGPQPGQNMAPVTAPQPSTPGLAPGRTIPEAHAIPGPMLLPPGPSDLLRQPRGPGPTSGVNAMLVTSPEADIGTSGLADSRAVARTSAPGATPLAGEHREPSLAVGGLSVGGRRGISSASKLRKRTAHLNVNPQGHQRGRSIIRGSTRQIASDRGRGTRRVNPSRAMRPLQFIQMGDNANAVQQAAPDIINPHRADSGLVQAAAQPHDIVSNNSLHVNQGNVQSMHVNQNIEHHLPSHHLPSPIGVNAALNGVNVQAAPQGYNTPLVGIHNANVQSLSQLQHPIMLGIQGVQPLDQGIHSPIAATQGAHAHSLNHAQSISQACHNPIVDQQGVNAQTSANGQSVSQGFHTPLHIAHPPLATDNPDTSIGQSARQILSLLQGAIGSQSAAKTRTNTATVMSGADAGVTGSITAGAAATTSTAQQGSSGLALQNQPAGQPVSSMGQGPPAISHARPSWIALLPLVRSSLAPSTWHAYARMWSEWDNFCASRGADAAQGSRDNLHDWLALPPG, from the exons atgcatcgttccaggcgttctactctgcctcccagacgttaccagtcggaacaggaacctcctgcacctgcaaaagaaaaaataaagataagtgttcaatctatttctgaggatgatttagatatcattcccccaactcaatatactactgttgtgtcagcccaggttcataatgtggaagagcagggacctattgatattgagttagctcaggaatcccccagacctcaagcattgcagacccagcaggctaatttaccccttgatagtgtacaggcctcatttctaagtgctgtaccccctgctgctatgtcagcagtttctgacctattgaaaaacataatatccgctatggctgcagcctccccagggcccagtgtgacaccagctgttttccctcctgatccttctagtcaggatccggatcctgctttaactacccccagcaggcatcgccctttcacacctctcattGAGGCACCACACGTGGCAACACGCGGTCCCCAGCCCGGCCAGAACATGGCCCCTGTAACGGCCCCTCAGCCCTCAACACCCGGACTTGCCCCTGGTCGCACCATACCCGAGGCCCATGCCATCCCAGGGCCTATGCTGCTCCCCCCGGGGCCTAGCGATCTCCTTCGCCAGCCGCGTGGTCCGGGTCCGACTTCCGGTGTCAACGCCAtgttagtgacgtcaccggaagcggacatcggcacttccggcttggcagattcccgcgcggtcgcaaggacatcggctcccggggcaacgccacttgcaggtgagcaccgagagccgtccttggccgttggcgggttatcagtggggggtcgGAGGGGCATTAGCAGCGCAAGCAAACTGCGCAAGCGAACGGCACATTTGAACGTTAATCCTCAGGGGcatcaaaggggtcgctccatcataagaggtagtaccaggcagatagccagtgataggggtagggggacacgcagagttaacccttccagggcaatgaggccattacagtttatacaaatgggagataacgcaaatgccgttcagcaggccgctcccgatattattaacccacacagggctgatagtggtttagtgcaagcggccgctcagccgcaTGATATTGTGTCTAATAATAGCCTGCATGTGAATCAAGGCAATGTTCAAAGTATGCATGTTAATCAAAACATTGAGCATCATTTACCGTCTCATCATTTACCATCCCCCATTGGTGTGAATGCGGCTTTGAATGGTGTGAACGTACAAGCAGCTCCTCAGGGATATAATACACCCCTGGTTGGCATACATAATGCGAATGTGCAATCTTTAAGCCAGCTACAACATCCCATTATGTTAGGCATACAAGGAGTACAACCCCTTGATCAGGGTATCCACTCCCCCATTGCAGCCACGCAgggcgctcatgcacactcattaaaccatgcacaatcaataagccaggcatgccataaccctattgtagaccagcagggtgtgaatgctcagacatctgcgaatggacagtcagtgagtcagggatttcatacaccacttcatatagctcatccaccccttgctactgataatccagacacatccattgggcaaagtgctcgccaaattctttctcttttgcagggggcaattggatcacaaagtgcagcaaaaacacggaccaacactgccacagtcatgagtggggcggatgcaggagtaacaggcagcattacagcaggagcagcagccaccacttccactgcacagcaagggtcttcaggactcgccctccaaaaccagccagcaggccagcccgtttccagcatgggtcagggacctcctgccattagtcacg ctcgtccttcctggatagccttactgccgttggtccgctcctccttagcaccatccacttggcacgcctatgcccgcatgtggtctgaatgggacaatttctgtgcgtccaggggagccgacgctgctcaggggtctagggacaacttacatgattggctg gcactacccccggggtga
- the LOC128648733 gene encoding mucin-17-like isoform X1, translated as MHRSRRSTLPPRRYQSEQEPPAPAKEKIKISVQSISEDDLDIIPPTQYTTVVSAQVHNVEEQGPIDIELAQESPRPQALQTQQANLPLDSVQASFLSAVPPAAMSAVSDLLKNIISAMAAASPGPSVTPAVFPPDPSSQDPDPALTTPSRHRPFTPLIEAPHVATRGPQPGQNMAPVTAPQPSTPGLAPGRTIPEAHAIPGPMLLPPGPSDLLRQPRGPGPTSGVNAMLVTSPEADIGTSGLADSRAVARTSAPGATPLAGEHREPSLAVGGLSVGGRRGISSASKLRKRTAHLNVNPQGHQRGRSIIRGSTRQIASDRGRGTRRVNPSRAMRPLQFIQMGDNANAVQQAAPDIINPHRADSGLVQAAAQPHDIVSNNSLHVNQGNVQSMHVNQNIEHHLPSHHLPSPIGVNAALNGVNVQAAPQGYNTPLVGIHNANVQSLSQLQHPIMLGIQGVQPLDQGIHSPIAATQGAHAHSLNHAQSISQACHNPIVDQQGVNAQTSANGQSVSQGFHTPLHIAHPPLATDNPDTSIGQSARQILSLLQGAIGSQSAAKTRTNTATVMSGADAGVTGSITAGAAATTSTAQQGSSGLALQNQPAGQPVSSMGQGPPAISHGTTPGVKRIWIVGHSFVHWASLRCASLPFGQSLGLPTNKASVRWLGDRGMCWPQLAGTISEALVRWGKPHIIILHLGGNDVGAIPVLQLIKVMQADIGWLRVRIPGVMIGWSHIIPRLHWRHMSAHTAAYRVRKKINASVAKTVTGSGGFVVRHEAISADRTELYRRDKVHLSDVGLDLFIGDIQRALLPLL; from the exons atgcatcgttccaggcgttctactctgcctcccagacgttaccagtcggaacaggaacctcctgcacctgcaaaagaaaaaataaagataagtgttcaatctatttctgaggatgatttagatatcattcccccaactcaatatactactgttgtgtcagcccaggttcataatgtggaagagcagggacctattgatattgagttagctcaggaatcccccagacctcaagcattgcagacccagcaggctaatttaccccttgatagtgtacaggcctcatttctaagtgctgtaccccctgctgctatgtcagcagtttctgacctattgaaaaacataatatccgctatggctgcagcctccccagggcccagtgtgacaccagctgttttccctcctgatccttctagtcaggatccggatcctgctttaactacccccagcaggcatcgccctttcacacctctcattGAGGCACCACACGTGGCAACACGCGGTCCCCAGCCCGGCCAGAACATGGCCCCTGTAACGGCCCCTCAGCCCTCAACACCCGGACTTGCCCCTGGTCGCACCATACCCGAGGCCCATGCCATCCCAGGGCCTATGCTGCTCCCCCCGGGGCCTAGCGATCTCCTTCGCCAGCCGCGTGGTCCGGGTCCGACTTCCGGTGTCAACGCCAtgttagtgacgtcaccggaagcggacatcggcacttccggcttggcagattcccgcgcggtcgcaaggacatcggctcccggggcaacgccacttgcaggtgagcaccgagagccgtccttggccgttggcgggttatcagtggggggtcgGAGGGGCATTAGCAGCGCAAGCAAACTGCGCAAGCGAACGGCACATTTGAACGTTAATCCTCAGGGGcatcaaaggggtcgctccatcataagaggtagtaccaggcagatagccagtgataggggtagggggacacgcagagttaacccttccagggcaatgaggccattacagtttatacaaatgggagataacgcaaatgccgttcagcaggccgctcccgatattattaacccacacagggctgatagtggtttagtgcaagcggccgctcagccgcaTGATATTGTGTCTAATAATAGCCTGCATGTGAATCAAGGCAATGTTCAAAGTATGCATGTTAATCAAAACATTGAGCATCATTTACCGTCTCATCATTTACCATCCCCCATTGGTGTGAATGCGGCTTTGAATGGTGTGAACGTACAAGCAGCTCCTCAGGGATATAATACACCCCTGGTTGGCATACATAATGCGAATGTGCAATCTTTAAGCCAGCTACAACATCCCATTATGTTAGGCATACAAGGAGTACAACCCCTTGATCAGGGTATCCACTCCCCCATTGCAGCCACGCAgggcgctcatgcacactcattaaaccatgcacaatcaataagccaggcatgccataaccctattgtagaccagcagggtgtgaatgctcagacatctgcgaatggacagtcagtgagtcagggatttcatacaccacttcatatagctcatccaccccttgctactgataatccagacacatccattgggcaaagtgctcgccaaattctttctcttttgcagggggcaattggatcacaaagtgcagcaaaaacacggaccaacactgccacagtcatgagtggggcggatgcaggagtaacaggcagcattacagcaggagcagcagccaccacttccactgcacagcaagggtcttcaggactcgccctccaaaaccagccagcaggccagcccgtttccagcatgggtcagggacctcctgccattagtcacg gcactacccccggggtgaagcgaatctggattgtgggccactcctttgtccactgggcctccctacgctgtgcgtccctcccatttggccaatccctaggtctccctaccaacaaggcatccgttaggtggttgggtgatagggggatgtgctggccccaattagcaggaaccatatctgaggccctggtacgctgggggaagcctcacattattattcttcacctagggggtaatgatgtgggggccataccagttttacagttgattaaggttatgcaggcagacattgggtggctaagagtacgcatcccgggggtcatgatagggtggtcccatataataccccgtctccactggaggcatatgtcggcccatacggcggcataccgggttaggaagaagatcaatgcgtctgtagcgaaaaccgtcactgggtcaggtggcttcgtggtacggcacgaagccatttcggctgatagaaccgagctatatagaagggataaagttcacctttctgatgtggggctggatttattcataggggacattcagagagctctgttacccctcctgtaa